A window of Daucus carota subsp. sativus chromosome 2, DH1 v3.0, whole genome shotgun sequence genomic DNA:
AGTGGTATCATGTTGGAATaaggaatcgggttaagttgATAtaggtttgaggtatcatatctgatatcatgtgtttggttgagtcctggaatcaatatatacaactttaataaaaaaaaataagttattaatatatattccctccgtcccataataCTTTTCTCACTTTCCTTTTAAGGTAATTCAAAATACTTTTCTCCTTTCTATTTTGGGTcactaaatatatacatacatctgATTAACTTTACACGGCTATGAAAAAAAAGGAACCTACCATCACTCACACCTACCCGTTAATCTGTGCATAACTAATCTTGATCTCTGATTGGTGGCTTAAATTTGGTCTTAAATTCTAATTGGTTGGCAGCAGAGTGGTGGATTATACAAATGTTTTAGCTGAAGTTGGCCTCTCTGTTAGCAATCTGTAATTAATGACTGATAGTAGAAGTCAATGATCTCAGTGCAAAGTTACTCACGCTATGATTATCATTAAAACCTGTGCCATTCAGGTAATGAGAAAAGTATAAAGGatcagagggagtattaattaaaaatattactaataaaaattattattgtcatatatttttccatcattgatttaattttgtatcaaacattaatatttcatcACTTAAATtgagacaaaaaaataaaaaaataatgcatCTCATACCTCACTCTCATACCTACCTTCCCAGTTAGGTATCAAAAATCCATATCTTGGGGGTTTAAGATATGAGTTTTAGATTTTGTTTTTTCCAATCAAACATcaagtatgggtttggaatggacaCTAACCAATCGACCCCTAAAGAGTATGATAGTGTTGGTTCCTAACCAGAATCGCCAAGCAGTGTAGAATAAGAAACAGTCCAAGTGGTCCGGAAAATAGATGGGTACTATGGCGCAGTCCTAGCTTTTTAACATACAAATCAAAAACAAGGAGACACATTGCAAGAGGGCCGCGCACACATAGCTAGtagtaataatataatttctgCTTGTCGTTTTCAATAATACACACAAATGTATGAATCTCTTGCTTTATGTTCTTTCCGGACCCAGCATCTGTCTAGAAGCAGCACACATGCTAAGCCCTTCACTGATTTGTCATTTTGTATTAATGCGGTAATAAAAATCCTCTTACACTGAGAAAAGTTTAAGTAAATACATCTGCAAGTAATTGTCATTTctttaaaatacaaaatctcATTTTGCACTTAAAACTAGCTAGGCACATATATTACGTTACTCCCGACTAATTTATCAATACCAGCGAAGTCTTCTTACTGATAATTTAGTAATTATGGGTCATGTTTCATATACATGCTACTCCTGTATGCTGAGTAAAAAGTGAGCactcattttattattttaaattgtagaaTCTGGACAAATATAGATAATATGAGAATGttcactaaaattatagacaacaattggagttgattttttttctcaagtttagttaataatttatattaatttcattCATAATGAGATCACATGTATACataaattatctaattaaaattagTTATTTATCTATCttgttatttaataaaaaatttgatagcAAAATTTCGAATACTTAAGATTACTCTTAGAAATCATCTTATTGTCAATATTTTCACCCTAACAGGGATCAATTTCCGATAAATATAGGACCCTACGGACTCCTAGAATCTGGCTACTACGTACAAGAACTGACTGTCCATAAACCAATATCTATccaaatagatttttcatttgttttgagTTGTAAACTATGACTGATGGGAAAGATATATCATTATTGTTATAACTTCAAGTCTTCTATCGTATCATTAATCTGAAATTCTTAGGGTCCCGCGCACCTGAAGTCACTCATCGGGGATTAGGGATCGATCATTTAAAGTTGATCCATGAAGAGACTGATGGACTTGAGTATATCAGTATCACTAGTTTGAATATCTAGTAATTCCAATGTCATATTACTAGTTTACAAGCCAACCGAGCATCAGTGATTATTCATCGATGAaaacccaaaaaaaatatttttacttgtGAATAATATGACGTGGATCACGTAGATTTAATAATAGTTATAATAATCTATATGTATGATAGTtagatgcatgcatgcatgattACTTAATTCCAGATATGTTAATTTAACATTCTTGGCTCCATCCAATATATGCTCATTGCAGATGTGCATTATGAACTCGTATCAAATCTTTACGATTCAGATAAAAAATAACCGACACAAGCTTTTTATACTGCGAAATTTACTCATATTTCTTAAGATTATATTAgcttatgtatatatgtatatacaaggGATGACAGGTGAAATGAGAAATAAAAGGTATAAGAATGATGATGGTACGAATGAATATCCCAGAAAATGTAAAAAGAATGatttattcacaaaaatttatattactaCAATGAAATTGCTGacctaaatattaatatattagtttgaGATTCAGATTCACGAGTCTCTGAACCAAACATCCTTTGTCTAAGTATCATTTCCATATTGGTTTTTATTTTCATGCAACACACCAATTCTATACTGGTGTTAATCGCAGCATTGTGAATTAACAAAGTTCTAGAAACTATTTTGCTTGCGCGCCCCCACAACTGCTATTTGAATTATCATtccactttcatcattaaagttTTACAAAGTGGAATGACCTGACCAAATTAACCCTACAATTACGAACACTATGAAATTCAGTTCCACTGCAGGGCAAACCCGTACATCAAATGATCATATGAATATCAACATATTAGAAAACCAACTTCTTACACGGGGGTTAGAATCTATATAATGATGCTTACTTACTGATGGTTTTTGTTATGCTTTCTTGCTTATATTCTTCTCTAGTGTAAGGTCGCGTTTGTCTTGAGTTCGTTATCAGGGAATGAGCGGTACGTATAATAATTATGAACTCCCGTGTTGCTTTAAATACCAAAAGGGTAAAAAGACAGGTCTAAAACAATGTTAGTTGCAGATTTGAGTGGAAAGTGGTTTTTTAAAGAGTTAAATATAGAGTGTCAGAAATCAGAATCGATGTATAAAGCGTGCAGAAAATGAGTATGTTAAAAGTTAAATTAAAGAGGAAACATGTCTTAAAAATTCAACTCATGATAGCATGTTTCGAGCTTCGTATATCCATCCACTCCCATCACATGAAATCGAATTTCAGATACCTGAAATATGCGGCAATAAATTTTAtgtacaaaaattatatatgtgaaagGATGAGAGAGGCACTTATGACTATACGTGATTGTTTGGCATAactttaaaaagatatttattttCTATAAATTAGAACTTAGTTAcaagtgaaaaataatttttattttatttgtgtaGATAACTTTTTGGTGTTTAAAACTTATtggatataaaaaatattaaaataataataagttattttttaaaatggtCCTCAGTCTTTGTATCCACTTAACATTTATGCTccatatattatacataaactGGTGGAGAAATGTTTACAGGGGTTTCAGACCTAAGATTGCTGAGTAGTATATTAGTGTAAACAAGAAGAATATCTCTTGTTCTAAATACTAGACAAAACATACTGATAAGTTTAGCATTATATCCTGCTGAGTTCCCCAGGCTTGAATAACGAGGTTTACAAACTTGTTTTTGCCAATCACAAACCCGTAATCTTAGATTATTTAGACTTTGCGAATCAAGTTACTGATACACAAATCCCTATGAAAATGATAGGTGCCATAATCTCCCCAATCATATTGATTTGCTGGAAACGGTACAGCCCGCTCAGGTTCGAGATTGACAAGTCATGACTGTACTGTTCTAGCTTCGAAACAAATGCTTCAAGGTTCCATTTGTTAAAAGAAACCATACACACATGCGTAGGAGAATACTTGAATCAACAACATTCATATACATTTAACGAGCAAAATATTACTAGGTACTCCAATCTTTCAAAAGCTTCAATATATTAATCCGTGTTTTCTTTCGGTGCCCCACTTAAATACCTTGCCGTTGTAATTGATTACACTTAATCTcggtcccattttaactgatattTGATTTTTGACACATATATTGAGATATTAAAAAGTAtcccctccatcccattttaagtgtcctgttttgactttcaacgatcaattgaccaatttttgaccaagCATAAAAAACAAATTCGTTATTATGttaaaaatcttaaaactatattttatagtatattgtatgtactgtataatgacataattttttttacttttaaaaattatattatatgtgttaatctcagtcaaaatttgatcaatttgacaattcaaaagtcaaacaggacaattaaaatgggatggaaggagtaatatctaacacaataaaaaaatttcagttcttatatcaaataaaagtttagtatttaaatttttatttgatataaattttataaaaaataattatgttgagatgtgatttttttaacacgaGCAATGTCCTAAACAAAACCctgaaaaatcaagagaattaCGTAAAAGGGTCATGTAATAGCAAAGTGGCTTATTATCCGTCAAACCAGGATTCGGGTTCGGTTCTCACTAAATtattagaaaatgaaaaatgcTTGATTATTACCTTAAAAGTTACGAGTCAAAAGCAAAAACACAAGGCGAAAGAAAAAATGAGAGGTTTAGAATAATTGATGATATGATTAAGGCATGAATGAGAGCTCTAGTCAACATACGTGAGCCCTCAAGTGGAACCCTCCACGTCCGTTCTAACTTAGATGTTGTGATGTGTGATGCTCTCACCCGGACCCCATGCCATTTTGCTGCGCGCGCCCAACACTTCTGGAAGGCGTACCTCAAACACTCATACACTATCTAAATACAAATCATTTCATACACATTAGTACTACTAGTTACTACTTACTATTTACCAAAATATTAGAGACATTTATGCTCCAATCTTTTGAGCCCTATATATACACTCATTATAACCCTTCAAATCCTCAACATCTTTCACTACAACTCTAGCTTTACTTATCAGCTTACTCTTTTTGTTCCATcttgagattaaaaaaaaaatacctatCAGCTATACACACTAAACATATGGAAGACAtaatctcttcatcttcatcttcatcattccTTTGTCATGGCAATCCATCACCCACAATTCAACAGCGACTACAATTCATCCTCCAAAACCGGCCCGAGTGGTGGATGTACTACATCTTTTGGCAAACCTCAAAAGACAATGCCACTGACCGCCTTGTGTTATCATGGGGTGATGGCCAATTCCGCGGTTCCAAAGATTCGATGCTCAAACCTACTAATGCTAGTAATGTTGGATTTGAGTTGGAGCAGCGAAAGGTTGCGAAAGGGATTCAGTCTCTCTTCACGGACACCATAACCAGTGGAGTTGATGGTGTGGTTGTGGACACTGAATTTCCTGATTCTGAGTGGTTTTTTATGGTATCGGCGACCAGGTCGTTTCTGGCCGGGGACGATAACATTGTCGGCCGGGCTTTTAGTTCCGGCACCTATGTATGGTTGGCTGGTGACGAGGAGCTTCAATTCAATGCATGTGACCGAGCCAAAGAAGCTTATCTTCAAGGAGTTAAAACACTTGTGTGCATTTCAACTCCATGTGGGATCATTGAGCTCGGTTCCTCATATGCTATCAAAGAGGACTGGGGTCTGGTCCACTTAGCCAAGTCTGTTTTTTGTCCTGACAATACAAACATGAACATGAGCACTAGTCCCAATCAAAGTCTCTCACTCTTGGATATCAATGCTGGATATCCGAGAGAACATATAAAGAGTACTAACTCGGGTGGCGATGAAGACATTGCGAAGCAAACAAAAATGACACGATCATCTTCGTATTTGGGGAATTCTGGCTTCGAAAGTCCTCTTGATATTCACCATGACACGACGATGTGCACAAGATCTTTTAACAAGAGAGGGAGAAGGACGGTAGCTTCCGGAAGAGAATTGGCACAAAATCACGTGGAAGCCGAGAGACTTCGCAGGGAAAAGCTCAACCACCGATTCTATGCGCTTCGAAGCGTGGTTCCAAATGTCTCAAGAATGGACAAGGCATCTCTGCTCGGAGACGCAGTCACATACATCAAGGAACTCAAGTCGAAAGTCGATGAATTGGATGGAAAACTCCGCGAAGAAGTGAGGAAGTCCAAGTACACAACGGACGCGGTTTATCATGATACATGTGCCACTCAAAGCACCTCAACTACAACTCACGCATATAATGCCGCAGCTGCTAGATCCACCGTTCTCAACTACGGGCCGATTCAAATGGAAGTCGACATCAAGATTCTCGGCTCACAGGCAATGATCCATGTACAAAGTTCCGACGTAAACTACCCGTGGGCAAGACTAATGGATGCCCTCAGAATGCTGGAATTCCGAGTTCATCACGCAAGTGTATCCAGTGTCAAGGACCTCATTCTTCAAGACATCGTAATCAAGGTTCCCGATGGTTTGACAAATGAAGAAGGCCTTAAATCTGCAATACTAGC
This region includes:
- the LOC108206759 gene encoding transcription factor MYC1, which codes for MEDIISSSSSSSFLCHGNPSPTIQQRLQFILQNRPEWWMYYIFWQTSKDNATDRLVLSWGDGQFRGSKDSMLKPTNASNVGFELEQRKVAKGIQSLFTDTITSGVDGVVVDTEFPDSEWFFMVSATRSFLAGDDNIVGRAFSSGTYVWLAGDEELQFNACDRAKEAYLQGVKTLVCISTPCGIIELGSSYAIKEDWGLVHLAKSVFCPDNTNMNMSTSPNQSLSLLDINAGYPREHIKSTNSGGDEDIAKQTKMTRSSSYLGNSGFESPLDIHHDTTMCTRSFNKRGRRTVASGRELAQNHVEAERLRREKLNHRFYALRSVVPNVSRMDKASLLGDAVTYIKELKSKVDELDGKLREEVRKSKYTTDAVYHDTCATQSTSTTTHAYNAAAARSTVLNYGPIQMEVDIKILGSQAMIHVQSSDVNYPWARLMDALRMLEFRVHHASVSSVKDLILQDIVIKVPDGLTNEEGLKSAILATLQI